The Cytobacillus sp. IB215665 DNA window AGCATCAATGTTACAAGTATCAGATAATCGCAATATTAAGACATGGTTGACTGTACCTCATGATATCCCAACACACATCCAAGAAAACCTCTTAGTGACGACAGAAGAAGGATTGAAGGTCTTACCGTCTATACAAAGTGCCGAAGAGGAGCAACTGGTTAATAATGAATTACTTGCTAAGAAAATCATCAATAATTTAAGAGAATACGATGTGGTGATTATTGATGCCGCACCAAAATTTGATTATTTAATAGAAGAAGCATACAAACAAGCGACAGATATCATTCTAGTTAGTGATCCTAATACGATATCTTTAAATAACATTTACCGAGGCTATTCTCATTTGAGGAACAAAATTAAAGGCTTAGATGTTCGAAAAGTTACACTTCTTGTCAATAAAGTTCAAGGCAAAATTGGTAAAGATGTTGGGGAATATCGAAGACTTACTACCATTGATAACATTTATGAGTTACCATTTGAACCTAAAATGCAACTTTGGCAAAATGACGGGATCATTCCAATTCGTAATAAACAACGTTCTAAATTATCTAAATCTATTATTGAAATAGGTGATTATATTTATCCTTCAATGAATGGGTATGGAGGAAAGAAAGGAAGAGTCAAATGGAAACGCGGATAATACTCTTTTTTCTATTCATTTCTATTTATCACTTGTTAAACGTGTATACAGACATCAGGTATAGAAAAACTAAAAATTTGTGGCATTTACTGTTCTTCATAGGAGGAACGGTATTTTATTTTGTTCAAGGATTATCACTCTTTAATTACTTTTTGATATTGATTTTAGCTTTTATTATTGGTCGATTTATCGAAGCTCTAAAATTTACATGGCCCGGAGATACAAAGATGTGTGTTGTCTCTATTATTTGGCTTGCGGGGCTCAAAGAAATCTTTCCAACTACTACAGTTATGGGGTTATATATTATTTTTCTACTTATTGTCTTAATTTCAGCTTATGCAGTTGTTATTTACAAGAAGGGCTTCATTTGGACATTTAAAATTCATATGGAGAATTTAAAGGTCTTAATGATTTTCAAAAAAATCTTGTATTCTGAAAAAGCTTTTGATCGTTATCCAGGTGCGGTTGCTATAAGTATAGGAACCTATTTATATGCAATTCTTCTACTGGTGAGGTGATATTGTGAAAAACATTATTTCAATGGATGATCTGTCAAAGTTGTTATTTGGCTGGAATGATCATTACGGAATCAAACAAAGCCACGGTTCTGTAACGTTTGTTGAGCTTAAGAAAGAATTCAAGGTCAATGATTTAACAATGTCAGGAGAGCTTATGGAGAAATTACAAAAATACTATCCATATTTAACATTTGAATTTGATAATCAAAACAACAAATTGTTGATGAATATTAGTGTTAGAAAAGATTCTCTACCTTCGTTTTTTCATTTTAAAACAGTATTAAGGAAAGTAGAGGAGAAATGGAAAGAAGAGGGAGTGATTGCAGGGTGAAAAGTATTAAGCTGCACATGTTTGAAAGATTTCTAGCAGTCAGTATTTCTTTACTACTTACTCTTCTTATATTGAGTTATATACCGCTAGAATCGAAGTTGGATGAATGGGTAGATATGGGCTTATTTCTGTTTATGCTCTTGAGTCTTGGGATTTTTTGTTTTATTCAAATTCACTTTAAAAAGTGGAAAAGATGGGGATATACATTCTCAAGTGATTTAGGTTTGAAAAAAATAGTTATTTTCAAAACAAACCTTCTTACACCAGAGGGGAAAAAGGTATTTGAGCTACATCATAAACCACATCCATTAAAACATGGACTGAAATTGAAAAAATATGAAAAAAAAGCAGTCATTCAGTCTTTAAAAAATGACCTTACAAAAGACTTTGCTACGCTATCTAAGTTTTGTCAGGAGCAAGATGCCTATTTAGTGACTATTACTCATAAAAAGATGATAGCAATATGGCAACAAAGCTCTTCATCTTCATTTGACATTAAAGAAACAAAAGAAATCAGAGATCCTTTTGTTAGCCCAACGTTGCTTCAGTGGATTCAACTATCTATCTCAACATCTGGAAGAGTAGCTAAGAGGCCTAAGTCTAAAGAATGGAATACGTTTGTATTTCATGCAATACAAGGAGGTGAATCATGTTAGATGGAATCAACTCCAAAGCTTTGGTTTTTTATCATAATCGGATCATTATTTGTCTTTTTCTTGATAGATGTAAGTTATCAGATGTTTTTAAGTGATGATGTGAAAAAATCACTAGAAAATTCAATTAAAGGTGGCGTACAGCAATCAATTAATAAAGGTACATTAAGGGTGGAAGAAGTCATGACGATTGATAGTGAACGTTTCATTGAATTCCAACAATCCCTATATACAAATAATCAAAGTGTGAGGAATGCAGAAGAAAGAACATATTTTCATGCTACTTCAGAGTTTCCTCCTATGGTCACTCTACATTCAGCAGGAGCATCAGAAAGCTCCTTTAAAAAAGCTTTTGATGAAGATCCTATTGTCACAACTAACAAAAAAGAAATAGCAATAATGGAAAAAATCAAGTAACGAAAGGGGAAGTTTAAATATGAAATTAAGTACACTTGCAAAAAAACGTATACTCGCTGGAGTAGGTGCTGTCGTAGTGGTGACAGCATTTTATTTTTACAATGATGCAGCCGTTGAACAAAAAATTTCACCAGTTAAAGTTGTTTTCGCTAAAACAGATATACCACCGCATACCCAAATCACAGAAGAAATGGTATTCGAAAAAGTAGTACCTGGTCAAGCGATTCCACCAAATGCTTTATCAGAGGTACAGCAAGTCATCGGAAAATGGACTGTAGATGGATATGGAGTAGCTAAAAACTCACTTGTATACAATGGGAAAATACTAGATACAGGAGATATGCCAGATGCTGCGATATTAAATTTAGAGGACGGGGAGTATGCGTTCCCTTTGCTTGTAGATCTTGAAACTAGCTCTGGTAATGCCATAAGACCAAATTCATATGTAGATCTTTATTTTGTTACGATACAAGATAAAAAACCGTTGACTGGTAAGCTGTATGAACGGATTAGGATTTCAACTGTAAAAGATTCAAAGACTCAAAATGTATTTGGGGCTGAAAATTATACAGAGTCAGCAGGAACCTCCCAACTACAAAGTAGTCAAGTTGCAAGCTCATCAAATAATCCGAGTGCTCTAGCTAAACTTTATACTCTAGCGGTAACTGAAGAACAGCTCGACCTTCTTACAAAGGCAAAAGTAATGGGTAATATTATTCCAGTCGCAAACAGTGATAGCTATAACGACTCTGTTGAAGGGGAGTACAAGTTAGATAAATCAATGCAAGAGATTCATGATTATATCGAAACAAATTCATATGATCAGAAATTGACTGAATTAGAAAATTCAGTTGAACAAGCATCCTTTAAAGTGGGAGATCAATCTGTGGACACAAATAGCGAGCCTGTAGAAACAGAAGATTCAGCTGTAAATAATGAAGATGAAACAGTGAAAGGTGG harbors:
- a CDS encoding AAA family ATPase; this translates as MMTYDLKNVTAPAFTQPLKTHTTKSMNRKKLIVVGSSGKGGTGKTTISTNLALFYKNLGHSVVLCDFDTPHGDVASMLQVSDNRNIKTWLTVPHDIPTHIQENLLVTTEEGLKVLPSIQSAEEEQLVNNELLAKKIINNLREYDVVIIDAAPKFDYLIEEAYKQATDIILVSDPNTISLNNIYRGYSHLRNKIKGLDVRKVTLLVNKVQGKIGKDVGEYRRLTTIDNIYELPFEPKMQLWQNDGIIPIRNKQRSKLSKSIIEIGDYIYPSMNGYGGKKGRVKWKRG
- a CDS encoding DUF5411 family protein, with the protein product MESTPKLWFFIIIGSLFVFFLIDVSYQMFLSDDVKKSLENSIKGGVQQSINKGTLRVEEVMTIDSERFIEFQQSLYTNNQSVRNAEERTYFHATSEFPPMVTLHSAGASESSFKKAFDEDPIVTTNKKEIAIMEKIK
- a CDS encoding Flp pilus assembly protein CpaB, which encodes MKLSTLAKKRILAGVGAVVVVTAFYFYNDAAVEQKISPVKVVFAKTDIPPHTQITEEMVFEKVVPGQAIPPNALSEVQQVIGKWTVDGYGVAKNSLVYNGKILDTGDMPDAAILNLEDGEYAFPLLVDLETSSGNAIRPNSYVDLYFVTIQDKKPLTGKLYERIRISTVKDSKTQNVFGAENYTESAGTSQLQSSQVASSSNNPSALAKLYTLAVTEEQLDLLTKAKVMGNIIPVANSDSYNDSVEGEYKLDKSMQEIHDYIETNSYDQKLTELENSVEQASFKVGDQSVDTNSEPVETEDSAVNNEDETVKGG